TGTGCGCACGATGGGTGTCGTGGACACGGGGTTCAACGGCTATATCAGCGTTCCCAAGCGCATTCTACAACAATCAAATTGGACGTTTCTTGGGTTTGAGCAATACGAGATCGCAACGGGTCAGGTGATACGGGAGAGCGTATTCTTTGGCAAGATTCATTTTGGCGGAGAGCCTCATGAGGTATTTTGCGTAGCCTCTGATTCACGGGATGTATTGCTTGGCACGAGGTTGCTGCGAGGCAAGAAACTGATGATTGATTTCCGTACAAAGCG
This genomic stretch from Candidatus Methylomirabilota bacterium harbors:
- a CDS encoding clan AA aspartic protease is translated as MIRGRVNAEEEPEVPLVPNLGKKRVRTMGVVDTGFNGYISVPKRILQQSNWTFLGFEQYEIATGQVIRESVFFGKIHFGGEPHEVFCVASDSRDVLLGTRLLRGKKLMIDFRTKRVTIEDAS